One Candidatus Saccharibacteria bacterium RAAC3_TM7_1 genomic region harbors:
- a CDS encoding Methionine-R-sulfoxide reductase (RAAC3_TM7_1_374) — translation MPGSGKYVDFYEDGMYHCAACGQALFASNSKYESTMPGLIGWPAFSEAADKGAVELKSDDSLGMHRTEVVCKNCGSHLGHLFADDSSPNGQHYCINSVCLDFKAKS, via the coding sequence ATGCCAGGGAGTGGTAAATATGTCGATTTTTATGAAGACGGCATGTATCACTGCGCCGCTTGTGGGCAGGCATTGTTTGCCAGTAACTCAAAGTACGAGTCCACTATGCCGGGACTGATCGGCTGGCCGGCATTTTCCGAAGCTGCAGATAAGGGAGCGGTAGAGCTAAAAAGTGACGACAGCCTCGGTATGCACCGGACGGAAGTTGTCTGTAAAAACTGCGGCAGCCACCTCGGCCACCTGTTTGCTGATGACTCGTCTCCGAACGGCCAGCACTACTGTATCAATTCTGTTTGTCTCGATTTTAAGGCAAAAAGTTAG
- a CDS encoding hypothetical protein (RAAC3_TM7_1_375) translates to MSRISALRTYQPRHTSHIPGYRLDELFTDDELALKLLIAQYRILMAFDHATFWSHGKLRGTDNFIIGVGHRQKDLVQYIVERVVIGMKSGIVTASELPEFVGDTSSVLRDVARNTERQLVAVQLAMLSPDSIWFNAQTPGTWNVVQSLVDEYRLHRKLANEAKRVDARLRREALHNGGRLMVVH, encoded by the coding sequence ATGTCACGCATCTCTGCCTTACGCACCTATCAGCCAAGACACACATCGCATATCCCCGGTTATCGACTGGATGAGCTGTTCACTGACGATGAGCTGGCGCTCAAGTTGCTGATTGCCCAGTATCGCATTCTGATGGCATTCGACCACGCGACTTTCTGGTCACATGGCAAGCTGCGTGGCACCGACAACTTCATCATCGGAGTCGGGCATCGCCAGAAGGATCTGGTGCAGTACATCGTCGAGCGCGTTGTGATCGGGATGAAGAGTGGAATCGTCACCGCCAGTGAGCTACCGGAGTTTGTGGGAGATACTTCTTCCGTTCTCCGAGACGTGGCTCGAAACACTGAGCGACAGCTCGTTGCGGTTCAGCTGGCGATGTTGTCACCCGATAGTATCTGGTTTAACGCCCAGACACCCGGAACGTGGAACGTTGTCCAGAGCCTGGTGGACGAGTACCGGCTCCACCGGAAGCTCGCGAATGAGGCCAAACGGGTCGATGCACGCCTTCGACGAGAAGCGCTCCACAACGGTGGACGCTTGATGGTAGTGCACTAA
- a CDS encoding oligoribonuclease (RAAC3_TM7_1_376) has protein sequence MSMDAKLLWIDLEMTGLDPKEDRILEVAAVATDWDFNEVATYEAVKKVGPSLMKQRMVGEFWEKFTNVRDALMAQNGSGKNGRTIENELLEFIETHLDTDKKILLAGNSIHQDRKFIENEWPRLDKKLHYRMLDVSAWKVVFEGKYKKKFAKPEAHRALEDIRGSIEELQYYLKKIK, from the coding sequence ATGTCTATGGATGCAAAATTACTCTGGATTGACCTTGAGATGACCGGGCTTGATCCTAAAGAAGATCGAATACTTGAAGTGGCCGCAGTGGCGACTGACTGGGACTTTAACGAGGTCGCGACGTATGAAGCGGTCAAAAAGGTTGGCCCATCACTAATGAAGCAGCGCATGGTTGGAGAGTTCTGGGAGAAGTTTACGAACGTACGTGATGCATTGATGGCCCAAAACGGTAGCGGCAAGAATGGCCGAACGATAGAAAATGAGCTACTAGAGTTTATTGAGACGCATCTCGATACAGATAAAAAGATCTTGCTTGCCGGCAATTCAATTCACCAGGATCGAAAGTTTATAGAGAATGAATGGCCGCGACTCGATAAAAAGCTGCATTACCGTATGCTCGACGTTAGTGCCTGGAAAGTCGTCTTTGAAGGCAAGTACAAAAAGAAGTTTGCCAAGCCTGAAGCCCACCGAGCACTCGAAGATATTCGCGGTTCGATTGAAGAGCTACAGTACTACCTGAAGAAAATAAAATAA
- a CDS encoding hypothetical protein (RAAC3_TM7_1_377) — protein sequence MKSLRERRRRQPRVWLIVLCCLLLVGAGAATYYYLGQSRTASPSSGIVRSTTIEKPAQPVSVTSDLLATGNSFWGRYTNDWAMASPEKYAYPFSRLEELQRDQYDAWISGLECPMAAAITMTSAEMEQNLQFNCSSKYLSEAAKWYTVFTLANNHTDNQGVAGFKETQTHLDEHGIQYFGHYDPTRLDDACDVIAMPVTVTYDNKTSKKAHLPMAFCGYHGVFQIPPAEAVAQETPYSKYMPVIAMPHMGSEYTPAPDQIKTDFYHSLIDAGADVVLGDHPHWIQSTESYKGHLIVYSMGNFMFDQQDTLEVTRSAAIHMKLSLTASKNPQLANWLKLGDSCKAYHDSCLSQVKQAGLQKLDATYQFGAVGTRDDGHRTHLADAADTASILQRLQWNQTMSQLHSPYASL from the coding sequence ATGAAGAGCTTGCGGGAGCGCCGTCGCCGTCAGCCACGAGTGTGGCTAATCGTACTGTGCTGCTTGCTGCTTGTAGGTGCTGGAGCCGCCACATATTATTATCTGGGTCAAAGCCGCACCGCTTCGCCTTCGTCAGGTATTGTTCGATCTACGACAATCGAAAAGCCAGCGCAACCGGTCAGTGTCACTAGCGATCTTCTGGCGACGGGTAATTCTTTCTGGGGGCGCTATACCAATGACTGGGCAATGGCCAGCCCGGAAAAGTATGCCTATCCATTTTCGCGCCTGGAGGAATTGCAACGCGACCAGTACGATGCCTGGATCTCCGGCCTGGAATGTCCAATGGCCGCTGCCATCACGATGACTTCGGCTGAGATGGAGCAGAACCTACAGTTTAACTGTTCGTCCAAGTACTTAAGTGAAGCCGCCAAATGGTACACTGTCTTTACGCTTGCCAATAACCATACCGACAACCAAGGCGTAGCTGGTTTCAAAGAGACCCAAACTCACCTCGATGAGCATGGTATTCAATATTTTGGTCACTACGATCCGACGAGATTAGACGATGCCTGTGACGTGATCGCCATGCCAGTGACAGTAACGTACGACAACAAAACAAGCAAAAAAGCTCATCTGCCCATGGCATTCTGTGGCTATCATGGTGTTTTCCAGATTCCACCGGCTGAGGCAGTGGCACAGGAGACACCCTACAGCAAGTACATGCCGGTGATCGCCATGCCGCATATGGGTTCGGAGTATACCCCCGCTCCGGATCAGATTAAAACCGACTTTTATCACAGCTTGATCGATGCCGGTGCCGATGTGGTGCTGGGCGACCATCCGCATTGGATCCAGAGTACGGAAAGCTACAAAGGCCATTTAATCGTTTACTCGATGGGGAACTTCATGTTTGATCAGCAGGATACGCTCGAGGTGACACGTTCAGCAGCGATCCATATGAAACTATCACTGACGGCAAGCAAAAATCCACAGCTGGCGAACTGGCTCAAGCTGGGCGACAGCTGCAAAGCATATCACGACAGCTGTTTGTCTCAGGTGAAACAAGCGGGTCTCCAAAAGCTTGACGCCACGTATCAATTCGGTGCCGTCGGCACTAGGGACGACGGTCACCGTACACATCTGGCAGATGCGGCTGACACTGCCAGTATCCTACAACGCCTACAGTGGAACCAGACGATGAGCCAGTTGCACTCTCCCTACGCCAGCCTGTAA
- a CDS encoding hypothetical protein (RAAC3_TM7_1_378): MMTHKELEEYLLGFPNTWLDFPFGEGTSVYKVGHKETGEGKMFGLIADGSDPLRVSLKCDPQLAETLREKYESVQPGYHLNKKHWNTIICTGQLPDEEIKDLARLSYNLVAS; the protein is encoded by the coding sequence ATGATGACGCATAAAGAACTCGAAGAATATCTGCTCGGTTTTCCGAACACTTGGCTTGATTTCCCGTTTGGTGAAGGCACGAGCGTCTATAAAGTAGGCCACAAGGAAACGGGCGAAGGCAAGATGTTTGGTTTAATCGCCGACGGGAGCGATCCGCTGCGCGTCAGCCTCAAGTGTGATCCGCAGCTGGCCGAGACGCTACGCGAGAAGTACGAAAGCGTGCAGCCCGGCTACCACTTGAATAAAAAACACTGGAATACCATCATTTGTACGGGGCAGCTTCCAGACGAGGAAATCAAAGATTTAGCACGACTCAGTTACAATTTGGTTGCCAGCTAG
- a CDS encoding hypothetical protein (RAAC3_TM7_1_379) has protein sequence MDQNTPQAPLDYLNSIAPTPQRKMLSPFLLWGIIGVAIALVIIIFMALTSFGGTSKPDLTTFAARLEALQTVSTEAKNDLQTSELRSLNSSLTLVLTNANRDIADILTDADITLNEKNTQFKEVATETTKLTDALEDARLNGVYDRTYTREIVYYLKTLRNQISVLYSSARSESLKKFLNETNDNLKPLQESFSALTTA, from the coding sequence ATGGATCAAAATACGCCACAAGCCCCACTTGATTATCTCAACTCAATCGCGCCTACCCCACAACGAAAAATGCTAAGCCCCTTTCTGCTCTGGGGAATCATCGGCGTCGCTATAGCACTGGTTATCATTATCTTCATGGCACTTACCTCGTTTGGCGGCACCAGCAAACCCGATCTTACGACTTTTGCTGCGCGGCTTGAGGCACTTCAAACCGTTTCCACCGAGGCCAAAAATGACCTGCAAACCTCGGAGTTACGCAGCCTTAATAGTAGCTTAACCCTAGTCCTCACCAACGCCAACCGTGACATTGCCGATATCCTGACCGATGCGGATATTACGCTCAATGAGAAGAATACCCAGTTTAAAGAAGTGGCTACCGAGACTACAAAATTAACCGATGCCCTGGAAGACGCCCGTCTCAACGGTGTCTATGATCGCACCTATACGCGTGAAATTGTTTATTATCTCAAGACGTTGCGTAACCAAATAAGTGTTCTTTATTCATCGGCTCGAAGTGAAAGTTTGAAAAAGTTTCTAAACGAAACTAACGACAATCTTAAGCCGCTCCAAGAAAGCTTCTCAGCGCTTACTACCGCCTAA
- a CDS encoding DNA primase (RAAC3_TM7_1_380), which produces MQDAKEEIRSRLAIEDVIGEYVQLKRAGRNFKGLSPFTSEKTPSFVVSPDKNIWHDFSSSKGGDIFSFVMEVEGLDFRAALEQLARKAGVDLSEYETQKSGELVRRKKRLLEANELAARYYQQSLLKNRHALEYVFKIRGLSKEIVQEFQIGYAPSDGEALIRILTKRGFSKKELSDAGLANRYGGDLFRGRMTVPLMDATGQVVGFTGRILTDDPKAPKYLNTPATLIYDKSRHVFGLSQAKEAIRQADSSVIVEGNLDVVSSHQAGVKNVVASAGTAMTEYHLKALARLSPNVKLSFDADRAGLDATERAIPIAGRVGVELSIVSLPKGAKDPDELIQQDAAAWKRVTEQAEPVMDWVVRQYSEREDMNSATGKRRFTSAILAVIRLLEDAVEQEHYLKQVARLTDSSLDAIKQKMSEMGNSAQSKTLKSVKTTPSQLDQNEQEQAYQDDLLAALIVAPSSRTHLATFDPLRFTSERRQLLGAWLKKTVTLPDPVPEELQSIETYVKIVLLKAETRYEGWGEQEISLEIAKLLRRVEMEYKKQTKEQLIEELRRAEADGDDKRADELRGKLHNLIKETA; this is translated from the coding sequence ATGCAGGACGCTAAAGAGGAGATCCGCTCGCGCCTCGCGATCGAAGATGTGATCGGTGAGTATGTTCAGCTCAAGCGAGCGGGTCGTAATTTCAAAGGCCTCAGCCCGTTTACGAGCGAGAAAACACCCAGCTTCGTGGTGAGTCCCGACAAAAATATTTGGCATGACTTTTCAAGCAGCAAGGGTGGCGACATCTTTAGCTTTGTCATGGAAGTAGAAGGGCTTGATTTCAGAGCGGCGCTTGAACAATTGGCACGAAAAGCCGGCGTTGACCTTAGCGAGTATGAGACACAAAAATCCGGCGAACTGGTGCGTCGGAAAAAACGTCTACTTGAGGCAAATGAACTGGCGGCGCGCTATTACCAGCAGAGTTTGCTGAAAAACCGACATGCCTTGGAGTACGTGTTTAAGATCCGTGGGTTGAGTAAAGAAATTGTCCAGGAATTTCAGATCGGTTACGCTCCGAGCGACGGCGAGGCATTGATACGAATCCTAACCAAAAGGGGCTTTAGCAAAAAAGAGCTCAGTGACGCCGGCCTGGCAAACCGTTACGGTGGTGACTTGTTCCGCGGCCGTATGACTGTACCGCTGATGGACGCGACTGGACAGGTGGTTGGCTTTACCGGTCGGATTTTAACGGATGATCCGAAAGCACCGAAATATCTCAACACGCCGGCAACCTTGATCTATGATAAATCACGGCATGTTTTTGGCCTTTCGCAGGCAAAAGAGGCCATTCGCCAGGCAGATTCCAGCGTGATTGTCGAAGGCAACCTCGACGTGGTGAGCTCGCATCAGGCTGGTGTCAAAAACGTCGTCGCGTCGGCAGGGACGGCGATGACCGAGTATCATCTCAAGGCGCTCGCTCGGCTGTCGCCGAATGTAAAATTATCGTTTGATGCCGATCGGGCAGGTCTAGACGCAACCGAGCGGGCAATTCCGATTGCCGGCCGGGTTGGCGTGGAGTTATCGATCGTGTCGCTACCGAAAGGCGCGAAAGACCCCGATGAGTTGATCCAGCAAGATGCCGCTGCTTGGAAGCGAGTGACCGAACAAGCCGAACCGGTGATGGACTGGGTAGTGCGGCAATATTCAGAGCGCGAGGATATGAACTCAGCAACCGGTAAACGGCGCTTTACATCGGCTATCTTAGCCGTGATTCGTTTACTCGAGGATGCGGTTGAGCAGGAGCATTATCTCAAGCAAGTAGCCAGACTGACCGATAGCTCACTCGATGCCATCAAGCAAAAAATGAGCGAGATGGGCAACAGTGCGCAGTCAAAAACACTGAAGTCTGTCAAAACAACACCTAGCCAGCTAGACCAGAATGAACAGGAGCAAGCTTACCAAGATGATCTACTGGCTGCGCTCATCGTGGCGCCAAGTAGCCGCACACATCTGGCGACCTTTGACCCTTTGAGATTCACGAGTGAACGCCGTCAGCTACTGGGAGCTTGGCTGAAAAAAACAGTGACTTTACCCGATCCCGTACCGGAAGAATTGCAATCAATCGAGACCTATGTCAAAATAGTACTACTGAAGGCCGAGACCAGGTATGAAGGCTGGGGTGAACAAGAGATCTCACTCGAAATAGCCAAACTACTCCGCCGTGTGGAAATGGAATATAAAAAACAAACCAAAGAACAGCTGATCGAAGAACTTCGCCGTGCCGAAGCGGACGGTGATGATAAGAGAGCCGATGAGCTACGGGGCAAGTTACATAATCTTATTAAGGAGACTGCTTGA
- a CDS encoding RNA polymerase sigma factor RpoD (RAAC3_TM7_1_381) — protein sequence MADDDLIKSTLGDEEVEVDTLEGVEEPDVAELEDEDELEDDVDTLNNNQYFDDVSDDSVRLYLREIGKIPLLSAEEELALAQRVVQGDKKAKDKMAEANMRLVVSIAKRYSGRGLDFLDLIQEGNTGLLRAVEKFDPDKGFKFSTYATWWIRQAITRAIADQARVIRIPVHMVETINKLLRTQRRMTQDLNREPTIEELAKELEMEPDKVEYVMKIKQDIQSLDAGVGRDGEEEDSSLKDFIEDEESATPEESATSQLLKEQVQSVLSALSDREQKIIRMRFGLDNGKSHTLEEVGQEFAVTRERIRQIEAKALAKLRKHKDAKKLHEYLK from the coding sequence ATGGCAGATGACGATTTGATCAAATCAACGCTTGGTGATGAGGAAGTCGAAGTCGACACCCTTGAAGGTGTTGAAGAGCCAGATGTTGCCGAACTCGAGGATGAAGACGAACTCGAGGATGACGTCGACACGCTCAATAACAATCAGTATTTTGACGACGTGTCCGACGATTCCGTCCGCCTTTACCTCAGAGAGATCGGGAAAATCCCGCTACTTTCCGCTGAGGAAGAACTGGCGCTCGCGCAGCGTGTCGTACAAGGTGACAAGAAAGCTAAAGACAAGATGGCTGAAGCCAATATGCGTTTGGTTGTCTCAATCGCCAAGCGCTATAGCGGCCGCGGCCTCGATTTTCTCGATTTAATCCAAGAAGGTAACACTGGCCTCCTTCGTGCTGTCGAAAAGTTTGACCCAGACAAGGGTTTTAAGTTTAGTACTTACGCCACCTGGTGGATTCGCCAGGCGATTACTCGCGCCATTGCCGACCAGGCGCGCGTGATTCGTATTCCGGTGCACATGGTGGAGACGATTAATAAACTACTGCGCACCCAGCGCCGTATGACTCAGGACCTTAACCGTGAGCCGACGATCGAAGAGTTAGCCAAAGAACTCGAGATGGAACCGGACAAGGTGGAGTATGTCATGAAGATCAAGCAGGACATCCAGAGTCTTGATGCTGGTGTTGGTCGCGACGGGGAAGAGGAAGACTCAAGCCTGAAAGACTTTATTGAAGACGAAGAGTCGGCCACGCCGGAAGAATCGGCTACCAGCCAGCTTCTAAAGGAGCAGGTGCAGTCGGTGCTATCGGCGCTCTCTGATCGTGAGCAAAAGATTATCCGCATGCGCTTTGGCCTCGATAACGGCAAGAGCCATACACTCGAGGAAGTCGGTCAAGAATTCGCCGTCACTCGCGAGCGTATCCGTCAGATCGAAGCCAAGGCACTTGCCAAACTTCGTAAGCACAAAGATGCGAAGAAGCTACACGAATACCTAAAATAG
- a CDS encoding hypothetical protein (RAAC3_TM7_1_382), translated as MNPNQQPNEPEPRQDDDTLQPQQDITPPSFSSQEKQEPVTTGSDAPESAAAAMTPPEANTSLGNSPSPVSPGAPVESTAPVSPMESEPQVAAPAPAVPAKKSKTMMVIIIVLVVVVLAVAGVTGYLLSQ; from the coding sequence ATGAACCCAAACCAGCAACCAAACGAACCGGAACCAAGACAAGATGACGATACCCTGCAGCCGCAGCAAGACATCACGCCGCCATCATTTTCTTCCCAAGAAAAGCAAGAACCAGTCACTACCGGTTCTGACGCACCAGAGTCGGCCGCCGCAGCGATGACCCCACCAGAAGCGAACACATCTCTAGGCAACTCTCCGTCTCCTGTCTCGCCCGGGGCACCAGTTGAGTCTACGGCGCCGGTATCTCCTATGGAATCTGAGCCGCAAGTAGCCGCACCGGCTCCCGCTGTACCGGCTAAGAAATCAAAAACGATGATGGTCATCATCATCGTTCTTGTAGTGGTAGTGCTGGCTGTTGCCGGCGTCACCGGTTACCTGCTCTCACAGTAA
- a CDS encoding hypothetical protein (RAAC3_TM7_1_383), protein MSQKENVKILAFVGLAGSGKSSAVEYLTEKGHPKIYFGGIMYNEMRKAGIKPGDWEPEQKFREELREKEGKGVIAKRAVQEAHDLMNAGQHRIIFDGLYSWSEYKVLKHAFPGDEMIVVAITTPKHLRKQRMANRPERPMTSEEVDERDWAEIENLEKGGPIAIADYFIHNDKDLDTLHEQVDAILQAIAF, encoded by the coding sequence ATGAGTCAAAAAGAAAATGTGAAGATCCTGGCTTTTGTCGGTTTGGCTGGTAGTGGCAAAAGTTCGGCTGTTGAATATCTAACCGAAAAAGGTCACCCGAAGATTTACTTCGGCGGCATCATGTATAACGAAATGCGAAAAGCCGGTATAAAACCAGGCGACTGGGAGCCCGAGCAAAAGTTCCGCGAAGAACTGCGTGAAAAAGAAGGTAAAGGCGTCATCGCAAAACGTGCCGTCCAGGAAGCGCATGATCTGATGAACGCCGGTCAGCACCGTATCATATTTGACGGCTTATACTCCTGGAGTGAATACAAGGTCTTAAAGCATGCTTTTCCGGGCGATGAAATGATCGTCGTCGCTATCACTACCCCAAAACATCTCAGAAAACAGCGCATGGCCAATCGCCCTGAGCGTCCCATGACCTCGGAAGAAGTCGATGAGCGCGACTGGGCGGAAATCGAAAATCTCGAAAAAGGCGGACCAATCGCGATTGCGGATTATTTTATTCATAACGATAAAGACCTCGATACACTGCACGAACAAGTTGATGCCATTTTGCAGGCAATTGCCTTCTAG
- a CDS encoding hypothetical protein (RAAC3_TM7_1_384), whose amino-acid sequence MERRKPRKKETELYRQIIETHRDVMSGEQMEVFLLLYERGDKGLVAAELGIEQGELEMIIEPLMPRQLERHERLDRQGRPYLKRLSHAAFVAILTDYPALSEDEKSMVTAMIDAPNQVVAAQSLGMEYGEFVKLYLKMRRKHGF is encoded by the coding sequence ATGGAAAGACGAAAGCCGCGGAAAAAAGAGACCGAATTGTATAGGCAAATCATTGAAACGCATCGGGACGTCATGAGCGGTGAGCAGATGGAAGTTTTTCTGCTACTTTACGAGCGAGGTGATAAGGGCCTGGTTGCTGCTGAGCTAGGGATCGAACAAGGTGAATTAGAAATGATTATCGAGCCGCTTATGCCTCGGCAGCTCGAAAGACATGAACGCCTCGATAGACAGGGGCGTCCATACCTGAAGCGTCTTTCCCATGCCGCATTTGTTGCTATTCTTACAGACTACCCGGCGCTCAGTGAAGACGAGAAAAGTATGGTTACCGCTATGATTGATGCCCCAAACCAAGTAGTTGCCGCTCAGTCGTTGGGTATGGAGTATGGCGAGTTTGTTAAACTCTACTTAAAGATGCGCCGCAAGCACGGATTCTAA
- a CDS encoding sigma-70 region 3 protein (RAAC3_TM7_1_385) — protein sequence MAETLSIELDEIMPVEQPPLHLVPAEDIRFPKVTAGEAQYLLERGPYTSRLRASQRVLDVVMAYANDEETAVMISPEYVERLQNEAAEHKVALRRFDQRSRRMAKRALVQTEPRIANGSEALVKTEPELIPDEDQPALHSSRADREIEGRDSVGLYLDDIAKNPLLSAEQEVELSKTIEAGLMAENLLKNDQIGKKSEAPMRASREELEWLAEEGRKAVDQFITANLRLVVSIARKYGRAQMPMLDLVQEGNTGLIHAVEKFDYTKGYKFSTYATWWVRQAITRGIAQQSRLVRLPVHVAEELNQIGGTKRILERQLGREVEPREIAKELGMDVDRVLDLIAWGREHVSLDTPVGDDGDTSLGDLLACETSPGPDEAVFDEDTRRRLNDLIDRLDERSADIIRLRFGLADGRSHKLTDIGMKHGISAERVRQLERQALATLRQIGDPELAL from the coding sequence ATGGCTGAGACACTATCGATAGAACTAGACGAGATAATGCCAGTAGAACAACCGCCACTTCATCTTGTGCCTGCGGAGGATATACGTTTTCCTAAGGTGACAGCCGGTGAAGCACAATATTTGCTCGAGCGGGGTCCGTATACATCTCGATTACGTGCAAGTCAGCGCGTGCTGGATGTAGTCATGGCGTATGCAAACGATGAAGAAACGGCAGTGATGATCAGCCCCGAATATGTAGAAAGATTACAAAATGAAGCCGCTGAACATAAAGTTGCCTTACGAAGGTTTGATCAACGAAGTAGACGAATGGCGAAAAGGGCATTGGTTCAGACAGAACCTAGGATAGCTAATGGTTCGGAAGCTTTAGTGAAGACTGAACCTGAGCTTATACCAGATGAAGACCAACCGGCGTTACATTCGAGTCGTGCGGACAGAGAGATTGAGGGTAGAGACTCGGTCGGATTATATTTGGATGATATTGCGAAGAATCCACTTTTAAGCGCTGAGCAAGAGGTAGAGCTTTCCAAAACTATTGAGGCTGGCTTAATGGCTGAAAATTTACTAAAAAATGATCAAATTGGCAAGAAGAGTGAAGCACCAATGCGAGCCTCCCGAGAGGAGCTAGAATGGCTCGCCGAGGAAGGTCGCAAGGCAGTAGACCAATTCATTACGGCAAACTTACGGCTGGTGGTCTCGATTGCTCGTAAATATGGCCGAGCACAAATGCCCATGCTGGATCTGGTTCAGGAAGGCAACACCGGCTTGATCCATGCAGTAGAGAAGTTTGACTACACCAAAGGTTATAAGTTTTCGACTTACGCCACATGGTGGGTGCGCCAAGCAATTACGCGTGGCATAGCACAGCAGTCTAGGTTGGTGCGTCTGCCCGTCCACGTGGCGGAAGAACTCAATCAAATTGGCGGGACTAAACGGATACTTGAGCGTCAACTCGGTCGTGAAGTAGAACCGAGAGAAATTGCTAAAGAACTGGGGATGGATGTAGACCGGGTTCTCGATCTGATAGCATGGGGTCGAGAGCATGTATCGCTTGACACGCCAGTGGGCGATGACGGTGATACATCACTCGGTGACTTATTGGCTTGTGAGACCAGCCCTGGGCCCGATGAGGCGGTGTTTGATGAAGATACGCGAAGACGGCTCAATGACTTGATCGATAGGCTGGATGAGCGGTCAGCTGATATTATTCGCCTACGATTTGGTCTGGCCGATGGGCGCTCGCATAAACTTACTGATATTGGCATGAAACATGGCATCTCGGCCGAGCGGGTTCGTCAGCTGGAGCGGCAGGCGCTCGCAACACTGCGTCAGATCGGTGACCCTGAGCTGGCTCTGTAA